The following are from one region of the Elgaria multicarinata webbii isolate HBS135686 ecotype San Diego chromosome 13, rElgMul1.1.pri, whole genome shotgun sequence genome:
- the SPOCD1 gene encoding SPOC domain-containing protein 1: MTADNERGFKPPKCTLNQKANASKRLHQSIMYPEGGERSLQEESSVSPSTPKKHRWVKKQPKTSLIWKGLIQMFSVKQFVAEAYPVSGSSGQLCQGLPHLLQSRGCILPEDVWVYLDSMWPANSKEMGVIQFYPSLSKDFNPYNMLYSYLNNKQRYGIVDSNQMEIFMVPLAAYQPVPSKLHPLGGPGLDPSHPSLLLGLILPKRTCTGTFESRPNPVPKAKRKSVTFKDSIETKYFALPLHSQEDPSQTGPLQPLSMDRLLCGNEGPLMGLLRQEPLTIDALHNLTEELGRQMLHQDPSCLHQKKAEDEANPSLLGDTLQLLHDAPWTEGQLGHLTLESLGTQPPPEEEQVQFCIESDPSHFWNTLGLLLPSESLCSQQHGPKGGGRGGENILEVPFLSSMLCAETGLLSEVSQLLSSAQIPCTRCSPGEPNSLVEETLSLIQHVKQLQSHMQNQEPQPAATFSLPVMPQEITSALSQAVAGLEFPPVQLDGGTDAQLQLLLSNLMGQTQSSSAV, from the exons ATGACTGCTGACAACGAGAGGGGATTTAAGCCGCCTAAATGTACTTTAAACCAGAAAGCAAATGCCTCCAAACGTTTGCACCAGAGCATCATGTACCCTGAAGGAGGAGAACGATCTCTGCAGGAGGAAAG TTCTGTTTCACCTAGCACTCCTAAGAAACATCGATGGGTGAAGAAGCAGCCCAAGACCTCGTTAATCTGGAAAGGACTCATTCAGATGTTCAGTGTGAAGCAGTTTGTGGCAGAAGCCTACCCTGTTTCAGGCTCCAGCGGTCAACTCTGTCAG GGTTTACCTCATCTTCTTCAGTCAAGGGGCTGTATTCTCCCAGAAGATGTCTGGGTCTATTTAGACAGCATGTGGCCAGCAAACAGCAAG GAGATGGGTGTGATACAATTCTACCCCAGCTTATCCAAAGACTTCAACCCTTACAACATGCTCTATTCCTACCTGAACAATAAACAGAGATATGGCATAGTGGACAGTAACCAGATGGAGATATTCATGGTGCCATTAGCAGCTTACCAGCCAGTGCCTTCTAAACTTCACCCATTAGGTGGCCCAG GACTTGATCCAAGCCACCCTTCTTTGTTGCTGGGGCTAATTCTGCCCAAAAGAACTTGCACAGGCACTTTTGAATCAAGACCCAACCCTGTACCAAAAGCCAAGAGAAAGAGTGTCACCTTTAAGGACAGCATTGAAACAAAGTATTTTGCTCTGCCGTTACATTCACAGGAGGACCCTAGTCAGACAGGGCCCCTACAGCCTCTGTCTATGGACCGTCTTCTCTGTGGAAATGAGGGTCCTCTGATGGGCCTTCTAAGGCAAGAGCCACTCACAATTGATGCTCTCCACAACCTCACAGAAGAGCTTGGCAGACAGATGCTTCATCAAGACCCTTCTTGTTTGCACCAGAAAAAGGCAGAAGATGAAGCCAACCCATCTCTGTTAGGTGACACTCTCCAGTTACTACATGATGCCCCTTGGACTGAGGGACAGTTGGGCCATTTGACTCTAGAATCTCTGGGAACACAGCCACCTCCGGAGGAGGAACAGGTGCAGTTTTGCATTGAGTCTGACCCATCTCATTTCTGGAACACTCTTGGGCTTCTCTTGCCTTCTGAGTCTCTATGCTCACAGCAGCATGGAccaaagggaggaggaagaggaggggaaaacatCTTAGAGGTCCCATTCTTATCGAGTATGCTTTGTGCTGAAACTGGGTTGCTTAGTGAAGTGTCTCAGCTTTTATCTTCAGCTCAGATTCCATGCACCAGATGTTCTCCTGGAGAACCCAACTCACTTGTGGAGGAAACTTTATCCCTCATCCAGCATGTGAAACAGCTGCAGTCCCATATGCAGAACCAGGAGCCTCAGCCAGCAGCTACATTCAGTCTTCCTGTAATGCCGCAGGAAATCACCTCTGCATTGTCTCAGGCTGTAGCAGGATTAGAGTTTCCACCAGTCCAGCTTGATGGTGGCACAGATGCCCAGCTTCAGTTGCTCTTGTCCAATTTGATGGGACAAACACAGTCCTCTTCTGCAGTTTAA